From Leishmania mexicana MHOM/GT/2001/U1103 complete genome, chromosome 9, a single genomic window includes:
- a CDS encoding putative calmodulin yields the protein MADQLSNEQISEFKEAFSLFDKDGDGTITTKELGTVMRSLGQNPTEAELQDMINEVDQDGSGTIDFPEFLTLMARKMQDSDSEEEIKEAFRVFDKDGNGFISAAELRHVMTNLGEKLTDEEVDEMIREADVDGDGQINYEEFVKMMMSK from the coding sequence ATGGCGGACCAGCTGTCCAACGAGCAGATCTCCGAGTTCAAGGAggccttctccctcttcgacaaggacggcgatggcaccatcaccaccaagGAGCTCGGCACCGTCATGCGCTCGCTCGGCCAGAACCCCaccgaggcggagctgcaggacaTGATCAACGAGGTGGACcaggacggcagcggcaccatcgACTTCCCCGAGTTCCTGACGCTGATGGCGCGTAAGATGCAGGACTCCGactcggaggaggagatcaagGAGGCGTTCCGCGTGTTCGACAAGGACGGCAACGGCTTCATctccgccgcggagctgcgccacgtcaTGACCAACCTCGGCGAGAAGCTcacggacgaggaggtggacgagaTGATCCGCGAGGCCGACGTGGATGGCGACGGCCAGATCAACTACGAGGAGTTCGTGAAGATGATGATGAGCAAGTAG
- a CDS encoding SLA/LP autoantigen-like protein: protein MDDRALKLAEAFVSARYIDAGRESLQSTARILRSILAQRCCPDDGLTDAAIELILRQLSLMDTNNFAHHVGGGEREGRVISSLVRMRHFGLTHGIGRSGDVLSEQPKAAGSSLLYKITNVLMLDLIRQAGAPSTAAAVVVPMATGMTLALVLRCVAKAHMKELMEEAEAVQLQRTVTTDSRSATSAAQVQEPPMNEADRARHDRTSLPVPATPRYVIWPRIDQKTALKCIDAAGLVPVPVQLRPAVPLARSAAPCVSTNRNNLDRDQDSIASPSTRTSSSSLFLECHVDDVAAAVSAVGGPSQVVCVLSTTSCFAPRLPDNTVALAQYCKKAGIPYVVNNAYGVQSRRIMTRLDAAQRLGRVDFVVQSGDKNFLVPVGGSIICSSDKERCKAVAALYAGRASMSPIVDLFITALSLGRRGMQALWRDRYKCRARLIRQLRVFARERREVLLVDDSDDDKDNEDTVGGSQNTSNAAVPRNDISVAVTMRAYGLPAAEASSSGAQLGSEQAEKVTNWAAARAFGAQLFRSAVTGPRVITPAPSTPTTIAGCKFRNYGMHQDREPPCPLLVIACGIGMSEAEVDALIARLRDLWPAPA, encoded by the coding sequence ATGGATGATCGCGCGCTAAAGCTAGCGGAAGCCTTCGTCTCGGCGCGGTACATCGACGCGGGCCGCGAGTCGTTGCAGTCAACGGCCCGCATCCTGCGCTCCATCctggcgcagcgctgctgcccagATGACGGTCTCACTGATGCTGCAATCGAGCTCATTCTTCGCCAGCTTTCCCTCATGGACACGAACAACTTCGCGCACcacgtcggtggcggcgagcgCGAGGGCCGCGTCATCTCTTCCCTTGTTCGCATGCGACACTTTGGCCTCACGCACGGCATCGGGCGCTCCGGCGACGTGCTCAGCGAGCAGCCGAAAGCGGCCGGATCGTCGCTACTATACAAGATAACGAACGTGCTCATGCTTGACCTGATACGCCAAGCCGGTGCCCCCTCGACCGCGGCCGCTGTGGTGGTACCGATGGCGACGGGCATgacgctggcgctggtgcttCGGTGTGTAGCGAAGGCGCACATGAAAGAGCtgatggaggaggcagaggcggtgcagctgcaacGCACTGTGACGACGGACTCAAGAAGCGCAACGTCAGCTGCCCAAGTGCAAGAGCCGCCAATGAACGAGGCGGATCGTGCGAGGCATGACCGCACATCGTTGCCAGTcccggcgacgccgcgctaCGTCATATGGCCACGCATTGATCAGAAGACAGCACTCAAGTGTATTGACGCGGCGGGGctggtgccggtgccggtACAGCTACGGCCAGCTGTGCCGCTCGCACGCTCTGCCGCCCCCTGCGTCAGCACCAACAGGAATAACCTCGACCGTGACCAAGACAGCATTGCTTCGCCGTCGACGCGaacgtcctcgtcgtcgttgttcCTCGAGTGCCACGTGGACGACGTAGCCGCGGCCGTGAGCGCCGTTGGCGGCCCGTCGCAGGTGGTCTGTGTGCTCTCCACGACGAGCTGCTTCGCGCCACGCCTACCAGACAACACGGTTGCCCTTGCCCAGTACTGCAAGAAGGCCGGCATTCCGTATGTGGTGAACAACGCGTACGGGGTGCAGAGCCGCCGCATTATGACTCGcctcgacgcggcgcagcgactgGGGCGGGTGGACTTTGTGGTTCAGTCTGGCGACAAGAACTTTCTGGTCCCGGTTGGCGGCTCCATCATCTGCTCCAGCGACAAGGAGCGCTGCAAGGCCGTGGCAGCCCTCTACGCCGGTCGCGCGAGCATGAGCCCCATCGTCGACCTCTTCATCACCGCCTTGAGCCTCGGCCGGCGCGGCATGCAGGCCTTGTGGAGGGATCGCTACAAGTGCCGTGCGCGTCTGatccggcagctgcgcgtgttTGCGCGCGAGCGAAGGGAAGTGCTGCTGgtcgacgacagcgacgacgacaaggaCAATGAGGATACTGTAGGCGGGTCGCAAAATACCTCCAATGCTGCCGTGCCCCGCAATGACATCAGTGTCGCCGTCACCATGCGAGCCTACGGCCTTCCTGCCGCTGAAGCAAGCAGCAGTGGTGCCCAACTTGGGTCGGAGCAGGCGGAGAAGGTGACGAACTGGGCAGCCGCCCGCGCTTTCGGCGCACAACTCTTCCGCAGCGCGGTCACCGGCCCCCGCGTCATCACTCCAGCACCGTCCACCCCAACCACGATTGCCGGCTGCAAATTCAGGAATTACGGCATGCACCAAGACAGGGAGCCGCCGtgcccgctgctggtgatCGCGTGCGGCATCGGCATGTCGGAGGCTGAAGTAGATGCTCTGATAGCGCGCCTTCGCGACCTGTGGCCTGCTCCCGCATGA
- a CDS encoding elongation factor-1 gamma — translation MTYKLLAPLHPESARAQKIMVAAAYANVDVALEVCQYGQENETPEFARNCSPCMRFPSMQTEEGYLFESNAIMRHIARVEKSGAKLYGATPFESSQVDMWLDFASSELDAHSMPYLMEAFAGIPAPESAMATLEESLAGLELWLETRTFLVGERMTVADISVAFALQWVYRMNVKHGEELARKYRNAYRLYNTVMQQPKTVEVLKQWGATFGPAKAPKKAAEAKPKAEKKLKEAAEDEEEQPAKEEKKPNPLDALPPSSFVLDAYKREYSNTDTRTVAAPYFFEHYDAEGYTCFWARYKYNEDNKKQFMTANLVRGWFQRMEHVRKYAFGIALIIGEDAAHELTSLWVFRGKGMPEIVSEVVDTELFEWEEIKDVQAEKEKITDYLCWEGPTIPRPVLEGRCFK, via the coding sequence ATGACCTACAAGctcctcgcccccctccacccggagagcgcgcgcgcccaGAAGATTATGGTGGCCGCGGCGTACGCCAACGTCGACGTGGCGCTCGAGGTGTGCCAGTACGGCCAGGAGAACGAGACGCCCGAGTTCGCGCGCAACTGCAGCCCGTGCATGCGCTTCCCCTCCATGCAGACGGAGGAGGGCTACCTCTTCGAGTCCAACGCCATCATGCGCCACATCGCCCGTGTGGAGAAGAGCGGCGCGAAGCTGTACGGCGCCACGCCCTTCGAGAGCAGCCAGGTCGACATGTGGCTTGACTTCGCCTCCAGCGAGCTCGATGCGCACAGCATGCCGTACCTGATGGAGGCCTTCGCCGGCATTCCGGCCCCGGAGAGCGCCATGGCGACCCTGGAGGAGAGCCTTGCCGGCCTGGAGCTGTGGCTGGAGACCCGCACCTTCCTCGTCGGCGAGCGCATGACCGTGGCCGACATCTCCGTCGCCTTTGCGCTGCAGTGGGTGTACCGCATGAACGTGAAGCACGGCGAGGAGCTGGCGAGGAAGTACCGCAACGCGTACCGCCTGTACAACACGGTGATGCAGCAGCCCAAgacggtggaggtgctgaagcAGTGGGGCGCGACGTTCGGCCCGGCGAAGGCGCCGAAGAAggccgcggaggcgaagcccaaggcggagaagaagctgaaggaggcggcggaggacgaggaggagcagccggcgaaggaggagaagaagccGAACCCGCTggacgcgctgccgccgagcagcTTCGTGCTGGACGCCTACAAGCGCGAGTACAGCAACACCGACACCcgcacggtggcggcgccgtaCTTCTTCGAGCACTACGACGCGGAGGGCTACACGTGCTTCTGGGCGCGCTACAAGTACAACGAGGATAACAAGAAGCAGTTCATGACGGCCAACCTTGTGCGCGGCTGGTTCCAGCGCATGGAGCACGTGCGCAAGTACGCCTTCGGCATCGCGCTGATCATCGGCGAGGATGCGGCGCACGAGCTGACGAGCCTCTGGGTGTTCCGCGGCAAGGGCATGCCGGAGATCGTGAGCGAAGTGGTGGACACGGAGTTGTTCGAGTGGGAGGAGATCAAGGACGTGCaggcggagaaggaaaagATTACGGACTACCTGTGCTGGGAGGGCCCGACGATCCCGCGCCCGGTGCTGGAGGGCCGCTGCTTCAAGtaa